From Zingiber officinale cultivar Zhangliang chromosome 5B, Zo_v1.1, whole genome shotgun sequence, the proteins below share one genomic window:
- the LOC121986833 gene encoding protein FAR1-RELATED SEQUENCE 5-like, with amino-acid sequence MADTSEGPHLYNPQVGEDQKPQIGMEFSSLEEAFAFYNQYARESGFSARLDNSKKNKRTNEVGWKKFVCFKEGHTDEKRKKVAQVDSVKERARGEVRTGCRAKLSLVKEQTGANWIVTKFLESHNHPLSTPSKVHLLRSHRHVSEAKKVLTQQFAEANIPTCQQVRLLEIDSGGPEFLGCTERDIRNFERELRDEQKGIDAETLIEFFATEKEKNSGFFYTYEIDSTGRFTRCFWADHVSRRAYSVFGDAVVFDATYNTNKYGLIFAPFIGVNHHHQSIVFGCAFLSDKKTESFVWLLTKFIEAMPKGPPTVIITDQDPALTKAIGQVLPQTVHRSNATEKDNTNDDESYEEDLGLTPCPFRSEDRYYHSLVSKLKRVIQAILEVLNIVQNISEHALEM; translated from the exons ATGGCAGACACCTCTGAGGGTCCTCACCTATACAATCCCCAAGTGGGGGAAGATCAAAAACCACAGATTGGGATGGAATTTTCATCATTGGAGGAGGCCTTCGCGttctataatcaatatgcacGTGAATCCGGCTTTAGTGCAAGATTAGACAACAGTAAGAAGAATAAGCGGACAAATGAAGTTGGATGGAAAAAATTTGTATGTtttaaagaaggacatacagATGAAAAACGAAAAAAAGTTGCTCAAGTTGACAGTGTAAAGGAAAGAGCACGTGGGGAAGTAAGGACTGGATGTAGGGCAAAACTATCACTTGTTAAAGAACAGACCGGGGCAAATTGGATTGTCACTAAATTCTtggaaagtcataatcatccactctcaacACCTTCGAAGGTGCATTTGCTCCGCTCACATCGCCATGTTTCTGAAGCCAAGAAAGTTTTGACGCAGCAGTTTGCAGAAGCTAATATCCCAACTTGTCAACAAGTCCGATTATTGGAGATAGATTCTGGAGGCCCTGAGTTTCTAGGTTGCACGGAACGGGATATTAGAAATTTTGAGAGAGagttaagggatgaacaaaagggaaTTGATGCTGAAACACTGATTGAGTTTTTTGCGactgagaaagagaagaattctgGCTTTTTCTATACTTATGAGATTGATTCAACAGGAAGATtcactaggtgtttctgggcggatcatgtatcaaggagggcATACAGCGTCTTTGGTGATGCTGTTGTATTTGATGCAAcctataacaccaacaaatatgggttgattttCGCACCCTtcataggagttaatcatcatcatcagagcatCGTATTCGGTTGTGCCTTTTTAAGTGATAAGAAAACTGAGtcgtttgtttggttgcttacaaagttcaTTGAAGCAATGCCTAAAGGTCCACCAACTGTGATTATCACCGATCAAGATCCAGCGTTGACGAAGGCCATTGGCCAGGTTTTACCTCAAACAGTGCATCG ATCAAATGCTACAGAGAAGGATAATACCAACGACGACGAATCGTATGAAGAAGATTTG GGTCTAACACCTTGCCCTTTCCGTTCTGAGGATAGGTACTACCACTCTCTAGTCTCTAAGTTGAAGAGAGTAATACAGGCGATCCTAGAGGTATTGAACATTGTGCAAAATATATCTGAACATGCCCTTGAAATGTAA
- the LOC121987626 gene encoding SKP1-like protein 1: MDKKKIALLSSDGEAFEVDAAVAMVSKTIEHMVEFDCAEDTIPLPNVTSRILVKVIEYCQKHVLDDPAKSSDDKAELKSWDDNFVKVDQATLFELMLAANYMDIKGLLDLLCQSVADMITGKTPKEIRKTFNIKNDFTPEEEEKVRRESQWAFE; this comes from the exons ATGGACAAGAAGAAGATCGCCTTGTTAAGCTCCGACGGCGAGGCGTTTGAGGTGGACGCTGCGGTGGCCATGGTGTCCAAGACCATCGAGCACATGGTCGAGTTCGACTGTGCAGAGGACACGATCCCCCTCCCCAACGTCACCTCCAGGATCCTTGTCAAGGTCATTGAGTACTGCCAAAAGCACGTTCTCGATGATCCTGCCAAGTCTTCCGACGACAAGGCAGAACTCAAGTCTTGGGATGACAATTTCGTTAAAGTCGACCAAGCCACCCTATTCGAACTTATGTTG GCTGCAAATTACATGGACATTAAGGGGCTGCTGGATTTGTTATGCCAAAGTGTAGCTGATATGATTACGGGAAAGACACCTAAAGAGATTCGTAAGACGTTCAACATCAAGAACGACTTCACCcctgaagaagaggaaaaagttcGTAGGGAGAGTCAATGGGCGTTCGAATAA